Genomic window (Vigna radiata var. radiata cultivar VC1973A chromosome 1, Vradiata_ver6, whole genome shotgun sequence):
TTGTCTATTTCTCTTATGCTTAATTCATTTACTGATTTAGTACTGTATTAGTATCTGCTCATAATtttgacattgatgtttacacatttttattgctttttggAAGTGGAAAGTGGTAATGAATTTGAATTAGTTCTATCCATACAAAGAGAAATGCTTTCAAAACAATTATTGTGTTCTAATTTGGACGATCCTTCTTGATCACATGATAAATGATTTAGTTTAAAATGTAAGAGTCAAAACAGATTTATGTGGCATTATTTGGAAAATTGAGCTAATGCTTTTGAGTTTCCTTGGGTTTGGCATGTGAATTAATGAATTTCTCCTGCATCAACTCTTCCTGGGTTTTTGTTGTTCATACAATTAGTTCTTCATTTTTGCTAGTTGTGTTCATGTGGGTTGGAGTTGATTTGTTTGTACATTTTTGTCCTCTTTCTTGGTTTGCATATGTGATgtactgttttgaacaatttATTTAGTTTCTTCTGTTGAATTAAAGTAGAGATGGTTCTATTGCAGGTTCTCTCGGTACTGCTGATTGATGCATGCATGACAACTAGGTAGAAACATAACTTGATGTGTTTAGCTCTAGTTACTGGATTTCTAACTCTTAAGCTTATGTATGATGTTGAAATGAAGCTTAGGAGTGGGGAGCTAAAGTAGGTATTGGTTTACCAATAACGATACAAGTCTTAGATTGAGAATGATACTATATATACCAAGGGTAGCAACATATGCTCGGATATTATGTTAAGTATAAACGATTGGGGCATGATTTTATTtacaaagaaaatcaaataggTTCTGTTGAAGCTGATTTCTGTAGTTACACTAATCCGAATCATGGTAGTCAAAATTGCATGCTGACTTGTAGAATTACTCTATTTTAGGCTTCTGCATATGTGGGTGAGTTTCTGAGCTCAGAACAAACCTGCAGATCATTGCATAGAATTGTAGAGTTTTTTTGTTCTGTTTGGTGAGTTGGGTTCCAAACTGTTGTTTTCCATTTTGGACTTCTGCAGACCCAAACACATAAATCAAGTGCTCACTAACCCTAACTACTAGAGAATCAAGAAGCAGCAACTAAGTAAACTGAGAAGCACAACTTAGttgtcttcatcttcaacctcttGCAATCATCTCCAAATCAAATGGAGGATGATGATGTTTTTTCTGTGCCACTTCTAGGTGAGTATCATCTAGATAATGAGTGATGAATGAGACGGAGGAAATGAAGATCACTTGAGCGATTATGATTTTAGTTTGGACAATCTGTATTAGAGAGGTCTAGGCGTCCATGTTTTTTGTTTAAGGCAATAGACACTACTAGCTTAAGTTGTGAATTCTGTGTTGCTTTATTTTTTCACAATGGTACTGATGGAAGATGGAGGAATATGGTGGAAGGCCAAAATTCCTCTATATTAACATGCCATTCCAGCCTATGGTACTACCGCAGCAGTCTTTCCTTCACAAATTGCTTATGGCAGTTGGCCAAAGAGTTCCATACAGCTGCTATGGTGGCTTTAACAGCACTGCTTTcttatgtttatgattatgaATTTAAGTgctattatcatttttttctctcactttgTAATGTGcatatatatgaatatgaatttTCTGAAGCTTGTAGAATCTTATGTTGTGTTACAATTGCATGATATGCTATTTTGTTTCCCCTTTCTGAGTGCATAAAATCCTGATTGACTACCTTGATCTGAACGATGCAGTCAATCATTGAATGGTTGAAGATCTTCTGTTCAAGGTTGAAATGCTTCGTGATTACCCTTTTATTCATGTCTTTGGTCGAAGTGGAACCTGTGAATAGATTACTATCTATTGTATTTGTTATTGCTCTGGATTAATCTGTTATTGCTATTATCTCTCTTCTGTTAATCAACACCTCTACTGGAGTGTAGGTTTTGCTGTTTCCTCTAGTCAGATTTTCCTTCTATTTCCACTAGACTTATTTcgcattttgtttttttttgtccagTTTCTGGTATTCAAAGTCTTTCATCTAGTGCTCAAAGTACTCCTGAAAAAAATGGTCATTCAGATGATGCTTCAAGAAATTCAGAACTTCTTCAAGAGTTCCTAAAACCTGGTCTTAAGAAGGAACTTCTACGAACTTGCTTTGATAAGGACAAAAAGAACATTTCTTCAAAAAGCAGGATGACTGAAACTAAGTCAACCAGTAAGATTATCAAGAAGCAGGACTCAAAAAAAGTTTCTGGTGTCAGCAATCAGTCTTCTAGGAAGCAACATCGCAAAGGAGAAAACCCTGTGCGGTTTGTACCAGTTCCTGACCCACCTAGTGATTTTGGACAATCAAACTCCTGGATCTGTAAGAATTCTGCTTGTCGAGCAGTTCTCTCTAAAGATGACACATTTTGTAGAAGGTGCTCTTGCTGTATTTGCCACCTTTTTGATGATAACAAGGATCCCAGCCTTTGGTTGGTATGCACATGTGAATCTGCTCAAGGGGACTCCTGTGGATTATCTTGCCATATTGAGTGTGCTCTTCAACATGAAAAAGTTGGAGTTGTTGATCATGGACAACTGATGCAATTAGATGGTGGTTATTGTTGTGCATCCTGCGGTAAAGTTACTGGGATACTTGGGTGAGtaatcttctttattttcatttgtattttaCTCCCttctttttatcaatattaaatgaagctttattaatcttttgaaatttcttgtttATGCTGTGAAATATCAAATATGCCTCAGCCTGTATGGTTTTATAACTATATATTCCATGTTTCTTGTGTCTCTTTCTTGTCCATCATTCACATAGACATACTTGCAACAATGACGCAAACTTTAACTGCTACAGTTATGCTATAAAATACGCTTTCTAATTTGGTTGTGAAATAGAACAATTGCAGtgtataaaacatttaaaatattttctacttGCGTTTGTGACTAAACTTTTAGCCTACGTTGGTGAAATTGGTGACTCATGTTAAAAACTGGCAGATGTTGGAAGAAGCAGCTAAGCATAGCAAAAGATGCTCGACGAGTAGATGTACTATGTTTCAGGATATATTTGAGCTACAGGCTTTTAGACGGTACTTCAAGATTTAAAGAATTGCATGAAATGGTAAAAGAAGCAAAGGCTAAACTGGAAACTGAAGTTGGTCCAGTTAATGGGGTTTCTGCCAAAATGGCACGTGGGATTGTCAGCAGACTCCCTATTGCTAGTGATGTCCAAAATCTCTGCTCTCTTGCTATTGAGAAAGCTGATGAGTGGTTGGCCACTGTTCCCAATGTAAATCCAGAATCCAGAGGTTggaactattatttttttattgtaatatacatatatattctttttgtttgccTATCAATTTGATTTATACATGGTGTATGATGAAGTTCTTCATCTTGCAGAGGGTTCACTCCCCGCTGCCTGCAAGGTTGTGTTTGAAGAGGTGACGGCTTCCTCagtcaaaataattttaattgaaatgtcAAATGCATCTTCTGGGGACGTTAAGGGATACAAGCTATGGTATTACAAGAGCAGGGAGGAATCACACACTAAAGATCCTGTTTGTGTTTTTCCCAAATCTCAGAGAAGGATTTTGTTATCCAACCTCCAACCTTGCACGGAATATACATTTCGGATTGTATCTTTTACTGATACGGGTGACCTGGGTCACTCTGAGACCAAGTGTTTCACCAAGAGCGTTGAGATATTGGAAAAGAATTCATCTTCATCAGTGGCTGTGAATCAAAAAAAGAACCTTCAAGCTGAGTGCGATTCTTCTGGTTCCAAATTGGAGCCCAATCCCACATCAGCTGACTCTGGATTTAAGGTTCGAGACCTTGGGAAAATCTTGCATCTTACTTGGGCTCAAGAACAAGGTAGCTTTGAGGGGTTTTGCTGTGCTGACAAGAGAAACTGCTGTGGGCAGAGTGAAACTATCAAGCCTAGCAAACCACAAGAGCAGTTGCCTTCAGTTTCACGAGACCTCGATCTAAATGTGGTCTCAGTGCCTGATTTAAATGAAGAGCTGACACCTCCCTTTGAGTCTTCCAGGGATGAAGATAACGGTTGTACCTTGCAGCAGGCCGTTGAAGCTGATGATGATGCTGCTTCTCATGATTTAGACAAAAATTTAGCAAGATCACATGGTAGTGGTGGTTCACAAACATGGAACCATGGACAAACCGGAGAAGTTCCTGCTGTTGACTCACGTGGAGACGCAAGTAGGAAAAGGAAAGCTAACACAAATGAAGAGACACATGATTGTGACAGCACTTTGATAAATGACTCTCCTTTACGCCCTTCTGATGGTCCATTCTCTTTAGATGAAAACTTTGAGTATTGTGTGAAAGTAATTCGCTGGCTAGAATGCCAGGGTCATATCAAGCAGGAATTTAGGTTGAAATTGCTGACATGGTTTAGTTTGAGGTCGACAGAGCAAGAACGAAGGGTGGTAAATACTTTCATTCAAACTCTGATTGATGATCCTAGTAGTTTGGCAGGGCAGCTAGTTGACTCATTTTCTGATATTATATCCAACAAGAGGCCAAGAAATGGGTTCTGCAACAAGACTGTGACATCAAATTAAGCCTTTGGAATCCTGTTACACGAGATCCCTAAATGCTTCAAGACTATCACCATTTCAAATCACCCTGATTGTTTCTGCCTTGTACATGCATTTTTTATTACTCACCGTGATTCATTTTATTGGGACAAGCTTTTGTCCTGCTAAAAGGATTTGCATTGATGATTTGCGCAGACAGTAACTCATTCATCCTTGAAGTGAAGAAGGATCTTTGGACATCAAGTCTCAGGATGTTGAAGGCTATTTGCTATTTACTAAATTACTgcaattatttatcaatttgaaTTTAGTCACAGTTGATCGTTATTAGTGTTGAACTCTCTTCTCATTACTTCATTTGACAAACAACACTGTGATGGCTGATTTATTCATCCCGTCATTCTTTTGTTATCTTATCTTTGGTGTTTCCATGATTATCTTCATGTGGGTCTGTATTATGTAACCCAGGTGCTCATGTACTCTCTTTCTTAGTTATTATCGTAGCGTGTTGTAGGTCTGAAGCCACCATGAATAGTCAATTAAACTAAGCTGTTGACACAGTAGATAACATTCTAGTTGTATCCTGCTTGAAACTATGTTAAAGTTAAGGAAATGCTTCTAATGATgcaatttcttctcttttaattgaaacttgaggataaaaatGAAGCTTAAAACATATcatttgtcttcttttttttaagaaaatgaatccTATTTTTCCTTCAGCTGGTTTTTCTGAAATGCACCATGAAATGCATTTTTTGACATTTAAAACTACaatattttggttgactgattCAAACACTGCATTGAGAGAATGCTTACCAGTAATTCTGTCTTGTTGGTAAGGAATTTTTGAACCCCTTCCATGgaatgaaaatgattttgtgaaaatttaatcgaaattgatttttgagaatgtcattttcttaaaactaaatCAAACAAGAAACATAGTTTTCCAAATTTAAACTATATCTTTTTGTTGTGAAAAATTTTCCTTGATGTTCTCAAGTTTAATCTTTAATAAGGTTGTTCTTTTGaaattcactttaaaaataaaatttatgctCTGCCAAACTAAAGAATCACGTTTTTAtaagacttaaaaaaaatgttacaaaattACACGAGTGTTTGGTGCTTTGGAAAGTGGaaatgattataatattttaaagatcttgataattaaaagtatttaatgattctattaattttaagtgatcttttaattatttattcttcaTCTAGTGTCATGTCATATTCATATACATTTCAAATTCCAGTTAAATTATAAAGTTTACTTAAAGAATTATAATCTAAAACTAGAATTTCGATCTATAATCCACAAGGATTGGTGGAGGAACTTATATGATAATTAACAAACCTTGTTTAACTTATATGATAGactaaatttcttattttttttatcaatatttcaCACCTATAACTATTAAAAATTCACAATTAATTTAAGTATTgtatttaccttttattttaaatcaaaattagcACGTACCTAAgtagttctttttttttgtgaaattattATCATTGCCAAGAACTTAAACTATTTcagaatataaaatgtaaaactGTTTGTGTTTTAGATTAAATTGGTTTTGACATGAAAACACGATTGCCCTATTCagttttattaagaaaacaacaacaaaaaaaataataatttaatatgcaCGAAACAATGGCATTTGACTAGGCAGGAgggaaaatgatttttctttcaaactaaaaagTTACTGAATAATTCGACAACATTCACTGTTTTGAATTGAATAGtctttaaaaattcaaataagaaACTGATACATTACCACCACCagtattcttaaaaaaataatgaaatcgaTTTATACaaagaatcaagcaaaacataCAAATTAAACCATGACATATATCTTctcacataataataataatttaataagattAAATGAATATTCATTGTCAATATAGACTGGAATACCATGGTAAAAGAAATATACAGATTGAAAATTCTCTTTGAACAACATTCTACTGTGATGAAATTGTGTAACAGCCGTTATCCATGAAATTTAGTAACTGCtcttattattagttttaattaaattattataaggaATAAGTGAAGAAGGAGGTTAAAGGTGGTTATTCTTTCTTGTTTCTCATTCCTGTGTGTGAGGTTTTAACTATTTATCAGTTAAGATTAATGGGTGACAGTGAATTGAATCtgataatgtttttaatttgtattatatagtTACATAAAAAGTATCATAAGTAATACAATTAGTATTATATAGTTacatattttcaaattgaatttaaatttcaatcaatttcatgTAGCTGTTGCAAACCGAAATCACCATACAATTATGTATCATGTTTCATAACTGACAACTGCTTCTTTTTTTGATGTTGGCCTTCTTCTGCAAACCTTCACTTTCCTTTATATGTTCTCACATGCTTTTCTCTTTTGAAATATTGAAGGAACATATTATTTGAGTTCTTCATTGTTCAACAGTTTGTGATTGTAAGTTTCATCTTTGATTCTATGTGGTGTTTGTTCATTTTATGTAAGTGTTTGTGTTGATTTAATTGTATTCtgtcttcaattttgtagagtAAATAATGGcaaaccaaaatgaaaaccAACAACAGAAGAAGCAGAAAGAGGATTTCTCTCTGAAGGTGACAACTCCAAACATCAATGCCGGAAGAGTGATAAGTGGTGACAGGCTGCCCACTGCATTTGACCTGGTTGAGAAAATGCAGTTTCTGTTTGCTAGGGTGGTGAAGGCCAAACGTTTATGTGCATGTGAACCTGCCAACCCTTATGTGAAAGTGAACCTTGGAAGCTTTACAGGAACAACCAGATGCTTGGAGAAAACCACAACTCCGGAATGGAACCATGTCTTTGCTTTTTCCAGGGACAGGATTCAAGTGCCTGTTCTGGAAATTGTGGTTTGGAACAAGAAATGTGGTGACCCTGATGAGTTATTGGGAAGTGTTGCATTCACAATTTCTGATGTTCCCATGAGGGTTCCTCCTGATAGCCCCTTGGCTCCACAGTGGTACAAGCTTGAGGATCAGAAAGGGGTGAAGATTGAAGTAGAGTTGATGTTGTCTGTTTGGATGGGAACTCAGGCAGATGAAGCTTTTCCTGAGGCTTGGCATTCAGATGCAGCAGAGACTAGTGGTGAAAACATTGCTCATACTCGTTCGAAGGTATATATTTCTCCTAGGCTTTGGTATCTTAGAGTTAATGTGATTCAAGCTCAGGATTTGTTGCTCAAAGTTAAGAGTGGTAATAGTTCTGATATTTTCATCCAAGGTGTTGTGGGGAACTTGGCTTTGAGGAGCCGTTTTAGGAAGAGTAATGCAAACCCCATGTGGAATGAGGACTTGCTGTTTGTTGTGGAAGAACCCTTTGATGATTGCTTGTTAGTGACAATTGAGCAAGGGAGTTATATGAAGCATGAAAGGGTGGGAAGTTGTGTGGTTCCTTTGAAGAATGTGCAGCAGAGAACTGATGCCACTCCACCAGCTAGTGTGTGGTACAACCTTCACATGCAGAAGGAAAATAAGGGTGAAGAGAAGCTAAAGTTTTCAAGCAAACTCAACATGAGGATCTCTTTGGATGGAGGCTACCATGTTCTTGATGAGGCCACTCACTACACCAGTGATCTCAGGCCATCATCAAGGAGTCTATGCAAACCAAGCATTGGAGTTCTTGAATTGGGAATCCTGAATGCTGTGGGGCTCTCTCCAATGAAGAAGGATAACCGCACTGATGCCTTTTGTGTAGCCAAGTATGGTCCAAAGTGGGTGAGAACAAGAACTGTAGTGGATAGTCTTTCTCCAAAGTGGAATGAGCAATACACATGGGAAGTTTATGATCCTTGCACTGTAATAACTATTGCTGTGTTTGATAATGGAAACTTGAGTGTAGCAAAGAGTGGTGGAGGAAAAAAACCAGAAGAAGCAGTTGATAAGAGAATTGGCAAGGTAAGGATTCGTTTGTCCACTCTTGAAAGTGACAAGATTTACACTCACTCTTATCCACTTATAAACTTGCAAACTCAAGGAGCAAAGAAGATGGGAGAAATTCAGTTGGCTGTGAGGTTTTCTTGTCCATCTATGTTGAATGTTTTGCAAACTTACGCACAACCTTTGCTGCCAAGAATGCACTATACAAGCCCTTTGTCTAGATTTCAGTTGGATAGTTTGAGGAACCAAGCTGCTGTGATAACCACACTGAGGTTCAGAAGGGCTGAACCACCACTCAGTAAAGAGGTTGTGGAGTACATGGTAGACATGGGAGCAAATGTGTGGAGCATGAGGAGGGGAAAAGCTCAGTTCTACAGAATTGCTGGTCTTCtgagtgttgttgtttttgCTGCTAAACAGTTTCATGAGATACATTCCTGGAAGAGTTCAATGACCACAGTGGTTAGTTACTTGATGTTTCTGTTGATAATTTTCCTTCCTAAAATGATTTTGCCATCAGCATTTTCCTTCCTCCTTATGGTTGGAATATGGCGGTATAGAACAAGGCCAAGGTATCCTTCCCACATGGATATGAGTTTGTCACAGGCTGACACAGCCACTGTTGAAGAACTAGAAGAAGAATTTGACCCTTTTCCATCTAAAGTAAGTGGTGAGAACTTAAAGAAAAGGTATGATCGGTTAAGGGCAGTTGCAGGGAGGGTGGTGGAAGTGATGGCTGATTTGGCAACTCAAGGAGAAAGGGTTCAATCTCTACTGAGTTGGAGGGATCCAAGAGCAACCGTTTTGTTCGTTATTTTCTGCTTTGTGGCTGTTATTGTGACATATTTTGTTCCTTTTCGCATTTTGATGTTCATTTGGCTCACTTATGTGTTGAGACCTCCGAGGTTTCGCAGCTTTGATATTCCTGCAGTTCCACAAAACTTCCTCAGGAGAATGCCTGCAAAATCAGATGCCATGCTTTGACTtggagatgaagaagaagaagatgaagatggaacATTCTTACTATCTCACAACTCAACTTTTCCATatcttatgttttatttattttttcacgtTAACTGTCACACTTGACCAATAATCTGTTGAGTTTCTTTCACACTTTAGACATATGTgtttttaatagtatttttttattaatgatttaatgatataaataatttttatacatattttgtaaatagtttttatttattttatgggtagttttataatttaaaaaatgattaaatttaaataaaacgtaaataaaataattattttaatttattaaaaaatatttaaagagtAAGGTGaggtttttttataataaaatactttagtGGGTTGAATGGTATGAttagaaaaagtataaaaaaaatctttaaaatataaaaaagaaaaatcacgtgaaaaataaattaactaaaaatataacacatttgtattgatttatcattgaataaaaaaaaccatCTTTAaaggcaagaaaaaaaaattcttatataatctaaaatcaaagaaaatattaactttaaatCGCTTCTgtgaacaaatataaattaccAATCCTTGGATTAGTAACACACACTATTTTAATCCACAATTTATGCAGAGTTTAACATGTATTGTTAgtataaatatctttaattattaattaatttgaagtgAGTATGATATAATAAACTTTAAGATATAATACATGGTTATatgacaatattaaaaaaattatcaatgtaTTTGAATCAAATTCTTTTAGAAGATGAACTAAAAAAAGTCCAAAAtctatgttttattatttttatagattatCAACATCATTCTGTTTACACTCATTcgattataaatgattttgactttcaaaaataatgattataaaataattttttttatcatacgTGAGAATTAAAATAGAACAAGTGCTCTAAATTTAAAtccttttatttatcttaagCTGTATGAACCACAAGTTATTCGGACCAATCATGGGTTTAGCCCAGATACCCTATAAAGCAATGGTCGAACAAAGTTTACTAGGAAACATTGAGCTTGTAATCTGCAAAATGatcattaaaaaaagatataGTAGTGGCAACTAGCAACTGAAACATGAGGTTGGAAACAAACTGTCACTGACCTCACCCACAAACACAATGCAAGTTCTTCAAGCTCCATCTTCTCCTCACCTTTCTATCCAAACCTCAAAACCTCCACACCTAACATGGGGTGTGCCACTCTCTTACAACCTTTTCACATCATGTGATGCTCATAACAAATCTCTTTcttactttctttcttcttgcaGGTTTGCTTCCTTCTGTGAGTGTAAATTCTTCACCTTTTTCCACccttcatttttctcttcactCCCAAAAGGACCAGCGGTTGCTTTGGAGCCCCCATAAAAGGTTCACCTCCAGAGCTGCTTCTGTTGAAGGTAAATTActaaatttgatttcttttctgTACATGGAAGATGTTTTATTCTACTCATTGGCCTCAAATGTGAGCTAATGTTTTGGAATTTAGTCAAAGTTTTGTGAATTGGGATGTGGGCATTGTGAATATCAGTGTGGTTGTGGGTTTAGAGTGTATGCATAATGGAactgtttaataaaaaaattcactttccCAGTTTCTGATTTTGGTGGGTAGTGTAAACCCAATGCTTGATCAATCTTAAGCTCACCAGAGGTAGGTTGACTTGTTGTATAGTCTTATCAGgattaatatgataaataaaagag
Coding sequences:
- the LOC106772764 gene encoding VIN3-like protein 1 isoform X2; translation: MTETKSTSKIIKKQDSKKVSGVSNQSSRKQHRKGENPVRFVPVPDPPSDFGQSNSWICKNSACRAVLSKDDTFCRRCSCCICHLFDDNKDPSLWLVCTCESAQGDSCGLSCHIECALQHEKVGVVDHGQLMQLDGGYCCASCGKVTGILGCWKKQLSIAKDARRVDVLCFRIYLSYRLLDGTSRFKELHEMVKEAKAKLETEVGPVNGVSAKMARGIVSRLPIASDVQNLCSLAIEKADEWLATVPNVNPESREGSLPAACKVVFEEVTASSVKIILIEMSNASSGDVKGYKLWYYKSREESHTKDPVCVFPKSQRRILLSNLQPCTEYTFRIVSFTDTGDLGHSETKCFTKSVEILEKNSSSSVAVNQKKNLQAECDSSGSKLEPNPTSADSGFKVRDLGKILHLTWAQEQGSFEGFCCADKRNCCGQSETIKPSKPQEQLPSVSRDLDLNVVSVPDLNEELTPPFESSRDEDNGCTLQQAVEADDDAASHDLDKNLARSHGSGGSQTWNHGQTGEVPAVDSRGDASRKRKANTNEETHDCDSTLINDSPLRPSDGPFSLDENFEYCVKVIRWLECQGHIKQEFRLKLLTWFSLRSTEQERRVVNTFIQTLIDDPSSLAGQLVDSFSDIISNKRPRNGFCNKTVTSN
- the LOC106769364 gene encoding FT-interacting protein 1-like, which translates into the protein MANQNENQQQKKQKEDFSLKVTTPNINAGRVISGDRLPTAFDLVEKMQFLFARVVKAKRLCACEPANPYVKVNLGSFTGTTRCLEKTTTPEWNHVFAFSRDRIQVPVLEIVVWNKKCGDPDELLGSVAFTISDVPMRVPPDSPLAPQWYKLEDQKGVKIEVELMLSVWMGTQADEAFPEAWHSDAAETSGENIAHTRSKVYISPRLWYLRVNVIQAQDLLLKVKSGNSSDIFIQGVVGNLALRSRFRKSNANPMWNEDLLFVVEEPFDDCLLVTIEQGSYMKHERVGSCVVPLKNVQQRTDATPPASVWYNLHMQKENKGEEKLKFSSKLNMRISLDGGYHVLDEATHYTSDLRPSSRSLCKPSIGVLELGILNAVGLSPMKKDNRTDAFCVAKYGPKWVRTRTVVDSLSPKWNEQYTWEVYDPCTVITIAVFDNGNLSVAKSGGGKKPEEAVDKRIGKVRIRLSTLESDKIYTHSYPLINLQTQGAKKMGEIQLAVRFSCPSMLNVLQTYAQPLLPRMHYTSPLSRFQLDSLRNQAAVITTLRFRRAEPPLSKEVVEYMVDMGANVWSMRRGKAQFYRIAGLLSVVVFAAKQFHEIHSWKSSMTTVVSYLMFLLIIFLPKMILPSAFSFLLMVGIWRYRTRPRYPSHMDMSLSQADTATVEELEEEFDPFPSKVSGENLKKRYDRLRAVAGRVVEVMADLATQGERVQSLLSWRDPRATVLFVIFCFVAVIVTYFVPFRILMFIWLTYVLRPPRFRSFDIPAVPQNFLRRMPAKSDAML
- the LOC106772764 gene encoding VIN3-like protein 1 isoform X1, with protein sequence MDLEDKFLAKVSGIQSLSSSAQSTPEKNGHSDDASRNSELLQEFLKPGLKKELLRTCFDKDKKNISSKSRMTETKSTSKIIKKQDSKKVSGVSNQSSRKQHRKGENPVRFVPVPDPPSDFGQSNSWICKNSACRAVLSKDDTFCRRCSCCICHLFDDNKDPSLWLVCTCESAQGDSCGLSCHIECALQHEKVGVVDHGQLMQLDGGYCCASCGKVTGILGCWKKQLSIAKDARRVDVLCFRIYLSYRLLDGTSRFKELHEMVKEAKAKLETEVGPVNGVSAKMARGIVSRLPIASDVQNLCSLAIEKADEWLATVPNVNPESREGSLPAACKVVFEEVTASSVKIILIEMSNASSGDVKGYKLWYYKSREESHTKDPVCVFPKSQRRILLSNLQPCTEYTFRIVSFTDTGDLGHSETKCFTKSVEILEKNSSSSVAVNQKKNLQAECDSSGSKLEPNPTSADSGFKVRDLGKILHLTWAQEQGSFEGFCCADKRNCCGQSETIKPSKPQEQLPSVSRDLDLNVVSVPDLNEELTPPFESSRDEDNGCTLQQAVEADDDAASHDLDKNLARSHGSGGSQTWNHGQTGEVPAVDSRGDASRKRKANTNEETHDCDSTLINDSPLRPSDGPFSLDENFEYCVKVIRWLECQGHIKQEFRLKLLTWFSLRSTEQERRVVNTFIQTLIDDPSSLAGQLVDSFSDIISNKRPRNGFCNKTVTSN